A segment of the Diachasmimorpha longicaudata isolate KC_UGA_2023 chromosome 5, iyDiaLong2, whole genome shotgun sequence genome:
TGTCCTCAGCTCCGGAGATTCCACTAGCAATAGGCCTCAAGGGCTTCCAGAGTTCTCCAGTAGACACATCATTGGGATGTTTCGGTCTGGTTGGTTTCGTTCCAAAATTCTTGGGGTCCAGAGGAATCGTCGTGGCTCCCACAGTCCTCCTCTGGTCTATCCGCCTCCTCTCCGGAGCGGCCTTTTCCTCCTTATCCTGgcttttattgaaaaattgactgaGCAATTTATTGGGTTTACTCTCCTGAGAACCAGAGGCCCCGGATGTGGAGCCATCCTTCTTCTTCGAGTCCTTCTCCTGACTTTTCTTCGCATTCTCCTTGTCTGCCTCCTTCTTCTCAGTCGCCAGCAATGGCTTGTCCTCCAGAATGGCGTAGAGAGTCGCTATTATCAGCTTCGATCCGTCAATCTCTTCCTCCGTAACTTTTGACTTTCCAAATCGTACTTTTGTCTCTTTGCGGAGGGGAAACACGAATTCCTCGTTCCATTGGGGCCATGATTCATTCTTCGTCGTGGTCTCGAATTTATCTTTTCCAGGGAAGAGTTTTATCTTTGGAGAAATCGAGGAAAGTTGTTAGAGGACAATTGATtgagaaattttataaataaacattgCAAATCCATTAGAGGATTCTCCAGAAATTTATTCTTCTGAACAATTTATTGCATTGAAATATTccccaatgaaaatatttaatagaaaaaattctctgtagAAATTCAGTTCCCcaaattttcatgttttttcattttttagaagagtagaaaaaaaagacagaacaaaaaattaacaattgatGTTTACGACTTTCCCTATGAAACACctcaatcgaaaaatcctattgAGAGATACAACTTCATTCTGTATTctctataaataaaatacgacCAAAAACCCTAgaaattattcagaaaattcccttcTCCTTTTTATCTTCACTTGTTTCTTACCCTGACAATGTAACTGTTGACCCTGGTGAAGCCAAAGTTCTGTGGTAAATGTCTGGCCCCAATAACAGTGACTCTTAGTTCCTTATCATTCGGTGAATGAACAATTCTAATTCCGATCTCTGGCTCAAGAGCGGCTGTCCGGTCCATGGGAGCCGAAACACTCTTCAGACCATTGTCAAGGAAACTCTTGATCCTGGCCAAAGCCATTTTGCCCGACTTTAGTCGAAACTGGGAGAGCCTTTTATCGCGATTTCAGTGCTTATCTCCACTGATAAACGCAACGTGACATCAGACTACTATTTTTCCTCTGCGAAATTGCACGAAAAGAGTTTTAGTGGAGGGAAAGACAACAAGAAGAGGCTTCACGGGAGGGGGAAAATGGCGGTTTCACGGGCGCCAGGCAACAGCAGACGCCGAGTGGACACAACAACGATGTAATTAGCGGGAAAGTGTTGAGTGAAAGGGCGGTAAATATTAGATGTCAGTGAGCAAAGAGTTTTCTgatgaaaatatcaaaaagtTATTAACTCGAATCATTTGGGAATATGAGGGGTAGTTTTGGAGGTTGACTGCCGTTGTCTCGCTGTTCGACCATTGATTTCGATAATTAAGTGTTCAAAAACTATTGAGTGaattatgatgaaaaattttgagttCATGGAGAATCAAGTTACCCAGCTAACCTAGATAaatcatcgaatttttatcgttTCGTGGAACAAGGGAGGGGCAACAAGGTCAGAGAGTGAGGTAAACAATGAGAGTCACCAGAAGAGGAAAAGGGGGTTTCTACGCGTGGAAGACAATAACAGACACCGGGTGGCCAGTGAAATGTTGAAATAGCTCGAAAACTGCTGAGTAAAAAGGCAGTAAACAGGGGACATCAGTGAGGTATGAGTGTCGTCACGAAAATATGAGAAATCTAGTGTCGTTTGATCATTTTGAGAGATGGGAGGGCAGTTTGAAGGTTAAAAGTCTTCGACCCCGTGttaaaatgtttatttcaatgaataagTGCCTAATAACTGTTGAGTGATAAAGTGAAGGGTGATAAAGTGTTGTGAGTCAATGGAGAATACAATTGTATCAATCAATATGAAAAAGTAATGGAATATTGATCGTATGGAGAAAGAACGACATTCAAGGTCAGAGGGATTGATTTCCGTTCTGATCTGGTGATTTTGATGGTTCATTCGGAGTTTATCATATCAGTGTAGGTAATTGGGAATTCACTTAATTCACACCAGGAAGTATTCTTTAAAAAgctgctaatttttttttcatcgctttttctagggtttTGGTGTTACAAGAAAAACATGTGTCAGGACAGTTGGATTTCGGTGTCATTGCAAGGTAAGTCGATAAGAGATGTCTCTGAAGATGTTTTTGTAAACATCTTGTGTGTTTGTAGTGTTTTTAGGATTTTGGGGAAATTTGAATAAGATTTTTGGTTAGTgaattgattaaaattgtCGGAAGGCCTTTGGGCTCGAGAATTACGTCTCGAAACGTTGGTGTAAATAATGATACCACAACGTTCCACTCCCTGACTTCAATAAAAACCGCACGTGTATAATTATctcgaaaaaattctcttatACTGACTGAACCAGATGAGTAAAGAATCGCCGAACTTCACTCTAACGATCCCAAGTAATTAACGATTGATAACGTTCCGTTTTGCCCCACTGTCCTGTGTTCTTGAAATTTATCATCCCAAAATCGATGAACgtcatcaaaaaattctgtctTAAACGTCATGGAAAGCTATAAACACTGGATATATTAAATAGTTTATCGTCTTTAATCGAGATATTTTCGCTGATGATGCGTTGCGCTGTCATCAAGATCAAAAACATAATTATTTAAGtattttattatgattattttagGTACAAAAATCAGCTATTTAACAGTCATGCAACTGcgttttgttaaattttttcgtgtgCCCTATGCTGTCCAACACTCCACCATTCTATCACCACCAGTGAGCCCATCAGCCCAGTAATTACCCTCTAATGATAGTTGCCCAAT
Coding sequences within it:
- the LOC135162523 gene encoding uncharacterized protein LOC135162523, with translation MALARIKSFLDNGLKSVSAPMDRTAALEPEIGIRIVHSPNDKELRVTVIGARHLPQNFGFTRVNSYIVRIKLFPGKDKFETTTKNESWPQWNEEFVFPLRKETKVRFGKSKVTEEEIDGSKLIIATLYAILEDKPLLATEKKEADKENAKKSQEKDSKKKDGSTSGASGSQESKPNKLLSQFFNKSQDKEEKAAPERRRIDQRRTVGATTIPLDPKNFGTKPTRPKHPNDVSTGELWKPLRPIASGISGAEDRRENKKGQVEMILIQEKSDKKDVSEGKLVLSLSRLRCSLQTMHEQESMKGQLYIKISVVEGGRVTHFWKSDRFNPTVSMKFAQDQAQVIADNPYEGALKDVSFVIKFVSKNKMGKKTTIGHFVIGPDVGGQYSDQWKQAMSKPGQAITKWQAFE